The proteins below are encoded in one region of Halichoerus grypus chromosome X, mHalGry1.hap1.1, whole genome shotgun sequence:
- the LOC118541265 gene encoding melanoma-associated antigen 8-like produces MPLGDRNELRKFEEDIQDPKEAQRLVDAQLYGAEEDEEALAAAATPWSLSEDSSSSSIEEGPGPGLEPEVAQPLLQTALHMKVVNLVAFLLLKYRTQQPTSQAEMLEIVGEDDQDAFPVILGQATECMQQVFGVDVKEVDPGDHSYILVPVLGLTWDGMLSGEQGMPKTGLLVVLLGVILLEDDHAPEEQVWEALGVMGVYAGQEHVIYGEPRELLTNVWVQEGYVEYRQVPGSDPARYEFLWGPRAHAETSKLQMLEYLLRLNLGQPASSLALSEGAARDEEEGA; encoded by the exons ATGCCTCTGGGTGATAGGAATGAGCTCCGGAAGTTTGAGGAAGACATTCAGGACCCAAAAGAGGCCCAGCGCCTGGTAGATGCACAGCTGTATGGGGCTGAGGAGGACGAGGAGGCCCT tgccGCGGCAGCCACTCCCTGGAGCCTGTCTGAAGATAGCTCCAGCTCATCCATCGAGGAGGGGCCCGGCCCCGGGCTGGAGCCGGAAGTGGCCCAGCCCCTGCTCCAAACTGCACTCCACATGAAGGTAGTCAACCTGGTGGCCTTCCTGCTCCTCAAGTATCGCACCCAGCAGCCGACCAGCCAGGCAGAGATGCTGGAGATCGTCGGCGAGGATGACCAGGACGCCTTCCCCGTGATCTTGGGCCAAGCTACCGAGTGCATGCAGCAGGTCTTTGGCGTGGATGTGAAGGAAGTGGACCCCGGCGACCACTCCTACATCCTGGTCCCCgtcctgggcctcacctgggaTGGGATGCTGAGCGGTGAGCAGGGCATGCCCAAGACCGGCCTCCTGGTGGTGCTCCTGGGGGTGATCCTCCTGGAGGACGACCATGCCCCTGAGGAGCAGGTGTGGGAAGCGCTGGGGGTCATGGGGGTGTATGCCGGCCAGGAGCACGTCATCtatggggagcccagggagctcctCACCAACGTCTGGGTGCAGGAAGGGTACGTGGAGTACCGGCAGGTGCCCGGCAGCGACCCTGCCCGCTACGAGTTcctgtggggtcccagggcccaCGCCGAAACCAGCAAGTTGCAAATGCTGGAGTATTTGCTCCGGCTCAATCTCGGGCAGCcggcttcctccctggccctgtctgAAGGGGCTGcgagagatgaggaagagggggccTGA